DNA sequence from the Fusarium verticillioides 7600 chromosome 2, whole genome shotgun sequence genome:
TCTTGGAGCGCGGAAGTCTTCGCATGTTCCTGTTTCACGACCAATCACAGACCTACTATCCAAGGAAGAcatggagagcttgagtGCTGTCTACTTTCAAAAGATGGACCCAATTTATGGGTTCGTGGATAGGAAGAATGTCTCGCAGACTATCCAAGGCAGGTGGTCTGGATATATATACGATCAGTCTCAAGATTCGATCTTGTGTGGCATAGCAGCGATCGGATGCTTGTTCTCACAAGTTGAACCTCCGCCAGTggagcttgacttgatagaAACAGCACGATTTATCCTTGAACAGAAGATGTCTGATGATCCATCGGCCGCTAGCGTTACCGGCTGGCTCCTTCGGGTGGTCTATCTGAGAATAGCCGGCACCCCACATACAGCGTGGATGGCGAGTTCAATTCTTATGCACATGCTTGAAGCAGCTGGCCTGCACTGTGAACCGTCTCAAGAATCAGTCCTTCCAGTGACAGAAGAAAAGGTTGATGCCGAACTTCGGAGACGACTCTTTGCTGTCGCCGAGCACCTCAACATATGGATTTCATTTGACATGGGCCGGTCTAGGACCATCCTGTGTAATTCAACACTGGAAATGCCTTgttcgagagaaggagactATACTCATGAACTTATGGAGTTGCTCCCATACTCAACGGAGCTTGATCCGAATAAGACGCAAGACGTTTCCGAGCTTGAGACCTCGCTGTCAACTGTCTTGAGCCGAACTCATTCTGTTCCACCATCAATCATGGCACAAACAAACCTCGCTTTGTGTCTCTGTCGTCGGCTCCAGTCTATGAACACGACGTTCTCGGGAAGGGTTCTCGAACAGATCCTCTCTATCACGAAAACAGGCATcgaagcagctcaagctaTTCTGGATGCACGCTCACCATGGCATCACATGGCCAACGTGCCGTTTCAGATTATTTGTGTTCTACTTGCCATTGATACGAGTGATTCAATagctcagctcaaggatgCTATGCAATGTCTTAGTAACGTTGCTACTGTGTACAATACCAATGCTACGAAAGAGGCTCTCAACACGGCTTCATTGCTTATACTAATGCAGCAGCGACGTAAGGAGAAGTGTGCATCGACCTTGAGTGATGTGCTGAAAACCTTTCCTATCGTTTCTCTTCCTGAGACCCGAGATGAGACTCCCGTtgcagagatggatgatatgAGATGGCTGAATAATTTGGTTGGAGATCTTTCCAGTTTCGACTATGCTGATTTGGATCGATTTCTCTTCCCGAACATATTTTAATCAGGGCAGACTTTCTGTCGTTATTCTGTGCAACATTAAGATATCCATGTATTCTATAGTCTTACAAACCCCACAATGTGTAGTCTACTTCTTTCGGTACCACATCCTCGAAGGTCTTTgactcttgatcttcctcttcagctgcaAGATACCATACAGCAGAGCCTCGGCAGTAGGCGGACAACCAGGAACATAGATATCGACCGGAACGATACGATCAACTCCCCTAACAACGCTATAGCTGTAGTAATAGTATCCTCCTCCATTGGCACAAGACCCCATGCTGATAACCCAACGCGGCTCAGGCATCTGATCGTAGAGTTGTCGCAATGCAGGACCCATTTTGTTTACGACAGTCCCTGCGACAATCATCACATCTGCCTGTCTGGGGGACGCGCGGAAGAAGGTGCCGAGACGGTCTTGATCGTAGCGTGGCATCGAAACGTGCATCATTTCGACGCCGCAGCAAGCGAGAGCGAAGCTCAATGGCCAGAGGGAGCCAGTGCGGCCCCAATTGGCTAGCTTATCCAGAGTCGTGCTTTATTACACTTCTTGTTAGCTTCTTGTCTCGTCGTGGCATGGGGTTGAGTACGTACAAGGCATACTCGACTAGGTTGTTTGGCTTAACATCGGTGAGCGAAGCTGGGTGCGCATCGGGTGCTACAACCTTAGTCGCCTTGGAGGAACCTTTTCGTATCTGATGCTCTAATCGGTTTTCAGTTATTCTATGAGCTTGTAGTGGGATCGTTGGagtggctgtgatggagagAGGCCGAGCTATAACTGAGTGATGGTGTAAGTCACGGTGTATAAGCTCTTTGGATTTATTACTCACATCTTGCTAATTGTAACCGTGTCATAGTGAATGATCTCGTACAAGTAAATAAATCCAATCTTTTAGGGATGAGAAAGACAAAATCAGTCGTGGTGCTGGCTATATATGACCTTTCTCCGGGGTCCAGGTCGGGACGGGAATTAACCACATAGCTCCACTTATTACTTCTCACCTTCGGAAAATTCCCACATACATGACCTGACATCAGCCTCTTTCATCCACGTACCTCTAAGATGGCGACTCCAAATCAGGCCCCGAAATGTCCCGTCTGTACCAAGCCTCTATCCACTCGCCAAAATGAATGTCCATTCTGTCAAAAGTCCTTCCGCAGAGCTGATGTCGCTCGTCGGCATGCACGCTCTTGCAACGCCCGACTAGGTCGACCTCTTCCACCACAAGCCAAACCAGGCCGAAAGCTTCGAGCTTGCGATAGCTGCTCACGATTAAAGACATCTTGTAACTCGGAACTTCCTTGTCAACGGTGCTCGGCTCGTGGCATTGACTGCGTATACAGCTCACTATGTCATGATCCTACGCATCGAGCAACCTCCAAACCGGGGGAAGTGTCCGATGATGACAATCCcagcttttcttttctgttACAGGCCAGCAATCCGACACAGATTTCCATGGATGCTATAGTCGCTCGAGAGCCTGAAAGAACATCAGAGATGCCTGCTTGGAAGCAACGTGAGACTGTCGGTTGGAGCCCAGGAACGGTCGATCCAggttttcttctctttgatctACCGGACATGCTTCTAGATGAACCCCGGGACTATGGAGATACCGAATATAACCCGTTGCAATTCTCTGGCATATTTGGTCATTCTACCGAGCCGGCCGATGCTCTCTCGATGCAGATAGTCGCTCTGTCAAACATCATTCAAGAATTAACTACCAACAAGCCTCATCTCAAACACGGACTTGACCAGAGTTGTCAACGAGGGTTCTTTACCACGTCTCATTTTCAACACGTCTTGGTCTTCGTCTTTCGCCGGAGACACTACCATCAAGACACGATACATTGGCCAACATTTGATCCAGAAAGAGTTTCACTCCACTTGCTCCTAGCTGTGGTGTTGACTGGAACTGTTTATCTCCGGTGTCTTAATCAGTCTTCTCCCTCATACATCAATACATCGCTGCTGGAATTGGCAGAAAAGTATGTGTACAAGGAGCTCAAAGATTTATCAAGTCAAGGTGTCAGCCCAGTTACTTCACGACACATGCTTGAAATATGTCAGGCTGCAGTACTGATGAACACTCTTGAGGGCAGTGCAAACCACATCGAATCTCGCCGAAGAATAGCGAGCAAAAGAATACCAACACTGGTCGGGGTGTtgagaaaagcaaagatgatgagtctCAAACACGAGCCCGGCAAAAGCTGGGAGGATTTCGTTCACCGAGAAACGTGTATAAGGGTCGCTACATGGACTTTTATGAATGATTCACTATTGGGGCTCTTCTGTAACCACCCACCTATTATAACATCGAAGGAGATGACTGGAGACCTGCCATGTCCGACTGGTATATGGGAGGCAGATTCAAGCGTGGCATTTCAAGAAAGGTCACAGCATGGATTAGCAAGGTCTTATCCTTCAAGCTGCAGTGAAGCAATAGCAGGATTGCTTGCTGAAGACTGGACGCCTGCTACTAGAGATTCTTTTGGAAAACTAGACCATTCTGATCTTTTTTATCTCTCTTCAGGTACGTCACATCCCAGGACAGTCAATAAATGACAAGTACTAATGTTTGCCAGGCCTTGGGCGTCACGTATTTCATTATCGTACATCAGCAGTATCATCACGCGAGCACTCCAAAGTGTTGCTACGTGCATTGGATAGATGGGACTCTCTTTGGACGGGTGCTTACAAACGTATTCCAAAGGATGAAAGGAAGTGGCTCGGGATAAAGAAGCATACTGCCGAAGTCATGGCTTTGTCCAGGCGGACCATTGAGATCATTCAATCTGGTGAAGTCAAGGATTCGGCTTATCTTCAGGACATTGGAACTTATGACACGACTGTCTTTTATGAATTCGTTCAGAAGTTTGGACAGACAAGCCTTGATACAATGAAGAAAGGCTGACTTGACGGCTGCCTCCCAATATTACACTTACACTTACATCAATTCTGCTCGGGAACACCGAATTATCATCAACTCGTCCCCCCCAGGAACCAGGCGATGATCCAACCATTCATCGCCACAGAGCGACAACTCGTGATGTTTATATCCGCCCAGCCCCCGCCATCGGAGATGCACTGAAAACTCTAGTGCGCCAAGTCCTGGGCGCAAGCACGGATGCCTGATCTTGGCTGAATGCTAAAATTCAGGCCGCCAATTTTTTATCATGCTTCTAGAATGCTGCAAGCAATAACAATTGCACATTGCACATTGCACAGCCTCAGACTGTCACTCGAGCATCATGTGGGGGCGCTGTGGCTATGGCGGAGATCCAATGCATCAGATAACGCACTAGAGAGGAAGGTCTCGTTGGAAATATGGAACGTTTGTTAAGGCAGCCAAGATTGTGAGTTCAAGGCATACAGAACGGGGACTTCCAAATCGTGCAAGACCACGTGGTGGTCAATACGCATCTGAAGTTTATTCTCTTGCGGGATTCCGTCTCAGTCTCTGCCAATTGTCCAGCATCTATACGAGTAAATCGGACCTAGATGAATTTACggctcagcttcagccacATCTCTAATAAAAGATGTCTTCAGGAATGAAACATCTTCTAAGCTTTTATTTAAACGAAAGCTTTGACAGTCACAGGTGGACTTTTGGCGTATTGGGTTGTCGTAGCGAAATGTCTCGTTCGAATGGCTCAAGTAAATCTGCCTCAGTGACAGCCTTGATCCACACTAAACAAGGATGCACACCAATGAGAAATGCAATTGCCTGCATGTTGCGGCGCTGCAAGCTTAACCCCGACAAGCTTATACGCCCATGTCAACTCCAGGGTCCTTTATGTCACAGACCCACGATCATCGGCTCAATCATCCTTGAAACAGTGGTCAATTGGTAGTGACATTACCACTGAAACCCAACAAATTATTGACCGGCATCAACGTTGGAGAGATTTGCTGTTTCGCTAAATGAAAGCTTGTGTTTGTATTAAGGCTGAGCCAAGGTATTCGAACCCCCATTCCATTTCTTTGTCTGTTGATGCGCGCCTCTGTAATGCAGCAAACCACCACAAACACGCTCCAAAGTAATTACACCGCTGTGAATGGTTCCTCTGGCTAAGCCACTTTGGTAGAGCTGCTTTTTGTCTCCgccaaaaacaacaaaagtCAAAGCACTTTTTTGGCAGGAGCTAACTCAATCTGTTTTCAGAGATTGGCTTCTTTTCAGCTCGTGGGAGCTAAGCAAACGCCAAAGACCAGTGCTACAGTGAAACCACCTTCTTAGACTACCTTAGATTATAAAGAACACAACTCTTCCTGCCTTGGCaatttccttcttctcaattAATCAAGTCAGTCATCACCTCGAAGGAGCTGCCTGCCAAACCCGGTCGCTCAGTGCAGTGACCTCATCCACAGGCCAGCCAAGACCGCTTGTTCTTGCTGTTTAGCGGTCGATCGTCGCCCCCAATCCTTCTGGAAAGAGCGACATCATCATTTCTGTTTACCTCATTCGCCCCTTGAACCTCATCATAGAAGGTCAACCCCGTGATCTTCTCTCGTTGTTGCCTCCGTCACAGCCTCTGAACCCAGAAGAGAAAGCACGCCTTGTGGATCCTTGCAATTACCCCCGTCATCAATTCAGTCTtacctacggagtaggtacCCTTCCTGAATTCGGATTTCGGGTATTAAACCTTGGACTGCCCACTTCAGACTCTTCCATCAACTTACATCCCCCAAACACAAACTGACGGCTTTCTTGGTTTCCATCGTCAGTTTGGCATCTTCTATTCCGATATCATTTGGTCTTTCACTTAAATCTGGTTTCCAATCCACAATCCGCACTTTTTTGTTTCACCTCGCCTACACCTACCTGCATCCTTTCGTCATACCAAGACAACTTGGCCCACAATGAGACCAGACTTCGCAGTCGTGCTATTCACACTCCTCACGTCGACGATCGCGTCGGCCACCCATGCACCCCGTCGCATAGAACGCAGCGACATAGAGGGCCCCGAGTCTGGGAAAGCCCCTTGTTATGGGCAAGGCTGTTGTTATAGGCAAGACTGTTCTAAACACCCGCTTTACAAGCGCcgtggcggcggcggtggtggaggcCGCGGAGGTTCCAGCGGCGGAGGTTCAAGAGGATCATctggcagcggcagcagagGTGGGAGTTCCCGTGGAAGCAGTGGAAGCGGCAGCAGTCGCGGAAGCAGCAGTAGTGGTAGTGGTTCAAGaggctcatcatctcgtCCAGGTTCCTCATCAGGCAGCGGTGGCTCCCGCAGCTccggcggcggcggctcTCGCGGCGTCGGTCCGCAGCCCAGCTTCGCGGGCGGCCGATACTACCCCGGTGGTTCTTCAAAACCTTACAGGTCCGGCGTCTCAAGTCCCGGAAGAATTGCCCCCTTCGCTCTAGGTGGTGCAGCTCTGGCATTCTGGCCTGGCGTTTGGCTCTACGGTGCATACATGTATCCTTACTCGCATCCCTACCATTACCACAACGACACcagcgatgaggacgaagagcGCGACGTCCTCTGTGGATGCTCGCGATATGAGTATTGTGCGTgcgacgacaacaacagcaccCAATACTTCGACGAACTCATCGGAAACGGAAGCTACGACGCACTTAACAAGTCCATCGTCAATGTTGCAGAGGTCAACGGCACAATGACAATCCTCATCAACGGAACTCTGCCCAACGACACAGCCCTCCCCGACGAGGATGCATCAGAGAATGGAGCATTGTCAAGACGGCAATTCCCATCATTCCACCATGCTGAGAATGTCGGCAAGGGTATCATGGGGATGGTCATCGCGGCAATAGTAATGAATGCCCTCTAGTGGTTGCTCATCATATTCTCGACTGTTGTTATAGCGATACTTTATATCAAGGGTCACAGAAACCGCCCAAACCGCGCGAACCGTGCAAACCGCGCAAACCAGGTTGCGCAAGTCTAATGAGTTTATGGATTTCACGGTGTTATTGATGGCGTTAATACCCAACGGGGAGGATTCCTCTGCTATTAGAGAGTGGCACTATTGACTTCAAAATCCTTTGTACTTATTATTGTTATTGAAGCATTCAATATTCGTCATGCATTGCACGACGAACGGAACTTGTTAGAAATACACTGTATCCTTTTCTCAACACTAGTCCCATGAATGGCGTACCGTTCATGACTACATCAACAGGCCTCTCAGTGTGACATCCACAGCATTAATAGAGGAAAACAATCAAGGCAgactccatctcctcacaTCATCCCTGCGCAAGCTTACATCACTGTCCAACTCAATTGCCCCCAATACACCTATGGTGCCACGATTTACAGACCGGTGTTTTCCAAAGTTGGTCGTCGTTGGGATAAACGATTGGGGGCCAAAAATATTATGCTTATGTTGTGTAGGATTTGTTCCATGCAGTGCCGCCCTGTCATGATACTCCGCAATCAGGAATCCGCCGAGCTTTTGCGTCATTTGGGATTATCCATCGAATCATGTTGCAACTTCTGGTATTATAGAGGGTTGATCTTAGCGATGATTGTGTACTATGGAGGGTAGATTTCGCTACGAAAGCATGTTTTCGTATGGGCGCTGTGTATGACCGAATTGAGCTGTGCTTTTGGGGATCTTTTGAAGCAAGCGAAATGGGAAATGTAATTTGGAAATTACAATGACAGCTCATGGCGCTTATATGCAGGTCGGGAGAGTCCATGTATGCTTGACCGGATTGAAGGgaggtgttgagatggtggGCGCAATTGCAGGTTGCTCAATCACAGCACCTTACCAGATTTCTTATCCTGATTTGCTACCTCAACGCCTTAACACTAGTACAGCTAGTATCATGAGAGATATGATAGATGATTCTCTCCAATATTGATGGAGTAGTAACCTGCCTTCATCCGTCATTCCCTGCCGATGGAGTCGCCGTGACGACGCCAGCCTCTGCAACACTCTCTGTTATGCTCAACGGAAATGAGACTCCCACAGGCCACATATAAGCCATGAAATCGTAAATTTTAACCCCATGTTGAAGGTAAGATAACTTGGACCTAGATCCTTTGagcatcaagaaggagaagaagaagaggaagatagGCACAAGGACAGGATAGACTGAAGCAAACTTTGGTACATAGGTGCTTAGTAGGTCTTTAAACCAGTTATGCTTTGCCCGCTTGGTAAGTGTCAGAAGCTTTCTGGCTCTCTGAGGTCCTTTCGATAGACTGTGCTGTTGGCAACACATGTAACACTTGAGAATCGTGATGCGTCAAAGTGGTGTTTCGGCTACCCGGAACAGCGAGAGGCGGAACAATGGTCCGTTTCATTCGGGACAAAAGAAACTGGCATATACTTCATGGATAACTTCCATATAGCCTCTTTGTATGGACGTatatcatcttcaagagGTAGCTTTaccatcatcttggccagctgTGACTGAGTCAATAGGTTGATGCAAATATTTCCTCCAGTCgagcgaagaagacaagcaaaCTCGAATACAACGACCTCTATATTAACTAACATCTAATAAACGGTCTAAGGCGATGCCTGTGTCGCAGTGTCGAGCGCTCCTTGCACTGGATACCGCCTCTTTCGACTGTTCCTTCAAATTGCACGTCAAATGAGCTTTGGATGTCGATAAACGTACTTCAGCGCCGAGAGGAACAGTAATGACATCCCAAGAAAGGGCGCTATATCCACGTAGAGTTAAGAAAAGATATGAAGCCTAGGCTATAGGGCAATCGCTGTGTACGGTTCTGGTGTTCTTCTATTCCACCCACGATTCCTCCGTCCTTTAAAGCGGAGGAGGCAGGCGATAGATGGTCTGTTGATACCTGCATGGCCTTGAGCATAATGACGAACTTTACTCCCATTCTTTACCCGCGGCTGGGACATCTAACACTTATATCTCCTACCAATAAATAATGTTACGAGTAAGTTAAAGGTCATGAACTATAATTTTATGCTCCACCTGTCAATGAGTCGAGCGTATGGCCATGACCCTCCTGGCATTGAGCATACTCGTGAGCTAGCTGTACTCTGAATCGACTCATTTAGGTACCATAACACCACATGCTTTTTATAActactacggagtagatgAATACATATTTAGAAATTAATTTCCTGGCTCCACCTCATATATGCAAGTTCGAAGGTCTAAGATACCAGTATGAGTTTGTGATTCACTCTTCTCAATTCCCGATCGTTCTATAAATTCGGACTTTGCTTCCACGTAACTTTATTCTTTCAACACACCACATCAACTTTAATTAAAAGCAGCCACTGGTACATATATTTACGATATTGGATTTGATCTAATGCAACTATCTTTTGCTCCTCGGCGACTCCCTTGTAAGTCCCATGTTCGTTTGCTGGTAACATTTCCTTACATGGATATCAGGTCATCAGGTTTCAGCTTCAATTTTTACTCAACAACTCAAAAGCTACTTAGTGAGGCGGGTAATGGTAGTGACAGCACCGGCTGTGAGGCTTGTACAATAACAAGGTGAGTTTCTATTGACATTCACACGTTAATTGCTCCTTGTCGTGACAATGGTGTTGCAGTGGAGACCTGCACGCCACTCTACGCCGCCCCACCTCGAAATCCAAGCACTGGCCTTTCAGCATCCTCCATCCCATCTTGACGTTGATTGGCTGACTCCGCGCTCATTCTCAGGCTCCTGGGCGTCTTTCATAGAGGAGAACGCAACCGTGAACAACTCAGCTCAACGCAAACACGAATTCCCTCCTTTCAATCGTCACACGACAGCCACGACTCGCCGAGCGACGGCCGACCACCAGCGACGCGATAAAATTATGATATAAGATTAACGACACTTCCGCGGCCTCTTAGTGATCTGATTTCACGATTGCGACATCGCGATCATGGCTGAGGAGAACGATTTCTCGTCCTTTGACGAGAACGCCTGGAAGGCCCAGGATGCCGCCGACGATCGAGAAATCGCGAAACTACTGGGAGATTCGCAAAACAACGGAGGCGGCATCATTCTCGACAATGCCGAATTCGATCAGTCTGGCAAGGCGGACGATGCAGAGGATTACGAAGATATCAGTGACGATGATTTACcagacgaggaggagccC
Encoded proteins:
- a CDS encoding NADH dehydrogenase (ubiquinone) Fe-S protein 7 gives rise to the protein MTRLQLARFIARPLSITATPTIPLQAHRITENRLEHQIRKGSSKATKVVAPDAHPASLTDVKPNNLVEYAFTTLDKLANWGRTGSLWPLSFALACCGVEMMHVSMPRYDQDRLGTFFRASPRQADVMIVAGTVVNKMGPALRQLYDQMPEPRWVISMGSCANGGGYYYYSYSVVRGVDRIVPVDIYVPGCPPTAEALLYGILQLKRKIKSQRPSRMWYRKK
- a CDS encoding protein RDR1, giving the protein MSTSQGRKRSRLACETCRDLKRKCDGAQPCGACVRFEYECTYKTSSNKKRKAHEASLLPSPPVHIEKDSRPSRSDHATSPRHIQSLEANSGAAFLRRLALRLDPKNAPRMHTFSWNAFLGARKSSHVPVSRPITDLLSKEDMESLSAVYFQKMDPIYGFVDRKNVSQTIQGRWSGYIYDQSQDSILCGIAAIGCLFSQVEPPPVELDLIETARFILEQKMSDDPSAASVTGWLLRVVYLRIAGTPHTAWMASSILMHMLEAAGLHCEPSQESVLPVTEEKVDAELRRRLFAVAEHLNIWISFDMGRSRTILCNSTLEMPCSREGDYTHELMELLPYSTELDPNKTQDVSELETSLSTVLSRTHSVPPSIMAQTNLALCLCRRLQSMNTTFSGRVLEQILSITKTGIEAAQAILDARSPWHHMANVPFQIICVLLAIDTSDSIAQLKDAMQCLSNVATVYNTNATKEALNTASLLILMQQRRKEKCASTLSDVLKTFPIVSLPETRDETPVAEMDDMRWLNNLVGDLSSFDYADLDRFLFPNIF